One region of Diabrotica undecimpunctata isolate CICGRU chromosome 6, icDiaUnde3, whole genome shotgun sequence genomic DNA includes:
- the LOC140442771 gene encoding uncharacterized protein codes for MNSLVIVAIFSCLALANAGTIVQGPSAKSTVVGVDGSVISAVAPAGQIIADEHPGVVAHSAPIVAAYSHPVVTAHAAPVVAAYSAPLVNPHTASVVSVHSAPLVAAHGSPVVSAYSHPVFAAPFVAAHSAPVVAHGVVNHREVDTVVAGPSGTITTNKLFASPAVLPAYGVLGHGVHGQYY; via the exons ATGAACTCCTTG GTAATTGTAGCCATTTTCTCCTGCTTGGCTTTGGCAAATGCAGGCACCATCGTTCAAGGACCAAGCGCCAAATCTACAGTTGTAGGTGTTGATGGCAGTGTTATTTCTGCTGTAGCCCCTGCGGGACAGATCATCGCAGATGAACATCCTGGAGTAGTTGCCCACAGTGCCCCAATAGTTGCCGCTTATTCTCACCCAGTAGTAACCGCTCATGCTGCCCCAGTAGTAGCTGCTTACTCTGCACCACTTGTAAATCCACATACTGCCTCAGTAGTTTCTGTCCACTCTGCTCCCCTTGTAGCGGCTCACGGATCCCCAGTGGTTTCAGCTTATTCACATCCAGTATTTGCTGCTCCATTTGTAGCTGCCCATTCTGCTCCAGTTGTTGCTCATGGAGTAGTTAACCATAGAGAAGTTGATACAGTAGTAGCTGGACCATCCGGAACTATTACAACTAACAAACTTTTTGCCTCTCCTGCCGTACTTCCTGCGTATGGAGTACTTGGCCATGGAGTTCATGgacaatattattaa